The Benincasa hispida cultivar B227 chromosome 9, ASM972705v1, whole genome shotgun sequence genome has a segment encoding these proteins:
- the LOC120084960 gene encoding dnaJ protein ERDJ3B codes for MAHRGTKLLFVVCALCYVLSAVAGKSYYDILQVPKGASDDQIKRAYRKLALKYHPDKNQGNEEANKRFAEINNAYEVLSDGEKRNIYDRYGEEGLKQHAASGGRGGGMGMNIQDIFSQFFGGGGGMEEEEKIPKGDDVIVELDASLEDLYMGGSLKVWREKNILKTAPGKRRCNCRNEVYHKQIGPGMYQQMTEQVCEQCPNVKFEREGYFITVDIEKGMQDGQEVTFYEDGEPMIDGEAGDLRFRIRTAPHDVFRREGNDLHATVTITLVQALVGFEKSLKHLDEHLVQIGTKGITKPKEVRKFKGEGMPLHFSTKKGDLYVTYEVLFPTSLTEDQKTSIQKILG; via the exons ATGGCGCACCGAGGAACGAAGCTCCTCTTCGTTGTTTGTGCCCTCTGCTACGTTCTTTCGGCCGTTGCTGG GAAGAGCTATTACGATATACTACAAGTGCCGAAGGGTGCGTCGGACGACCAGATCAAAAGGGCTTATAGGAAGCTTGCTTTGAAGTACCATCCTGATAAGAATCAGGGAAACGAGGAAGCGAATAAACGATTTGCGGAGATTAACAATG CTTATGAGGTTCTATCCGATGGGGAGAAGAGGAACATTTATGATAGGTACGGAGAGGAGGGTCTGAAACAGCATGCTGCAAGTGGAGGTAGAGGTGGAGGGATGGGAATGAACATTCAGGATATTTTTAGCCA GTTTTTTGGCGGAGGAGGTGGtatggaagaggaagagaaaattCCAAAAGGTGACGACGTAATTGTGGAATTGGATGCGTCATTAGAAGATCTCTACATGGGTGGTTCATTGAAG GTATGGAGGGAGAAGAACATATTAAAGACAGCACCTGGTAAGAGGCGGTGTAATTGTAGGAACGAAGTCTATCACAAGCAGATTGGCCCTGGAATGTACCAACAGATGACAGAACAA GTCTGTGAGCAATGCCCCAATgttaaatttgaaagagaagGATATTTTATTACTGTTGATATTGAGAAAGGCATGCAAGATGGCCAA GAGGTCACTTTCTATGAAGATGGTGAGCCAATGATAGATGGAGAAGCTGGAGATCTTAGA TTCCGCATCCGCACTGCACCACACGACGTTTTCCGAAGGGAAGGCAATGACTTGCATGCTACTGTCACCATCACCCTG GTACAAGCCCTTGTCGGTTTCGAGAAAAGTCTCAAACACCTGGATGAACATTTAGTGCAAATTGGAACAAAG ggaATTACAAAACCCAAGGAAGTAAGGAAGTTCAAAGGAGAAGGCATGCCATTGCATTTTAGCACAAAGAAAGGGGATCTTTATGTCACATATGAGGTCTTATTTCCCACATCATTAACAGAGGATCAGAAGACAAGTATCCAGAAAATTCTGGGTTAG
- the LOC120086569 gene encoding transcription initiation factor TFIID subunit 13-like has translation MNNPSAGSSSKQRTGSSQPSETSFKRKRGVFQKELQHMMYGFGDDPNPLPESVALMEDIVVEYITELVYKAQEIGSKRGKLSVEDFLYLIRKDPRKLNRSTELLSMNEELKQARRAFEIDEDKLKKAFEEEDKMDQ, from the exons ATGAACAATCCATCTGCTGGGTCGTCCTCAAAGCAAAGAACTGGATCGTCTCAGCCCTCTGAAACCTCTTTTAAGCGCAAAAGAGGGGTTTTTCAGAAAGAAT TGCAGCATATGATGTATGGTTTTGGAGATGACCCTAAT CCCCTTCCAGAGTCTGTAGCACTTATGGAGGACATAGTTGTGGAATACATCACTGAGCTG gTGTATAAAGCCCAGGAAATTGGATCGAAGAGGGGAAAACTATCTGTGGAAGactttttgtatttaatacgcAAG GATCCACGCAAACTGAACCGCTCTACTGAACTATTGTCAATGAACGAAGAGCTGAAACAGGCAAGGAGAGCTTTTGAGATAGATGAAGATAAGCTGAAAAAGGCTTTTGAAGAGGAAGACAAGATGGATCAGTGA